From a single Mus caroli chromosome X, CAROLI_EIJ_v1.1, whole genome shotgun sequence genomic region:
- the Irs4 gene encoding insulin receptor substrate 4, with protein sequence MASCSFSGHQALRRLRASAAAAASAALAAVATTPLLSSGTRTALIGTGSSCPGAMWLSTATGSRSDSESEEEDLPVGDEVCKRGYLRKQKHGHRRYFVLKLETADAPARLEYYRNARKFRHSVRAAAAAAEAAASGAAVPALIPPRRVIILYQCFSVSQRADARYRHLIALFTQDEYFAMVAENESEQESWYLLLSRLILESKRRRCGTLGALPDGEPAALAAAAAAEPPFYKDVWQVVVKPRGLGHRKELSGVFRLCLTDEEVVFVRLNTEVASVVVQLLSIRRCGHSEQYFFLEVGRSTVIGPGELWMQVDDSVVAQNMHELFLEKMRALCADEYRARCRSYSISIGAHLLTLLSTRRHLGLLPLEPGGWLRRYGLEQFCRLRAIREREEMLFTRRFISPREPPPPFRRGTGHLPRARRSRRAASVPPSLFRRSAPSPGRIPQPEDVPNDRAREASGSSSGNTEEKDKEHEEGNRGDYIPMNNWGSGNGRGSGGGRGSSGQGSSSQGSGGRQGSGGGQGSGGQGAGGGNQCSGNGQGTAGGHGSGGGGHGSGGGQRPGDGHGSGGGKNSGSGKNSDDGDRGKSVKKRSYFGKFTQSKQQQTLPPPPPPPPAAGATGGKGKSGGRFRLYFCADRGTKERKEAKEVRDMETPGGVPRGAYRARAFDEDEDDPYVPMRPGVAAPLACSSDYMPMAPQNSSASTKRHSRSPFEDSRGYMMMFPRVSPPPPVPSAPKAPDTNKGDDSKDNDSDSDYMFMAPGAGAIPKNPPNAQGGSSSKSWSSYFSLPSPIQSSPLGQSDHSEYVPMLPGKFLGSGLHKEAPFSLGTKTVSSKPSTEASFSKPEDKGSSAKPSDDVTPMNKAKEPNHLPFIAKESQGKAKPLNPTQEQREAASSRDYINIDFIKRERLVLPSSAQGLPDMRGVITDPAPTAFSGYLNVEFGVPFPNPTIRLSDLLRVLPGANSIPLAGTRWPFPGSAIGSIVEAGEYIEVIFNPAMTPAMSFADSAICYDAQTGQIYVVDPFSECCMDVSLSPGRCSEPPPVARLRREEAQERRRPQSRSQSLFASTGAAVSAFPTDSLDRDFPAASAVIAAPAEAPLLAVSRALAVVSALAAAPSIGDVFAGFRAAAGVDSASARGFQPVAGAQAVREFQDLAAGWNPGALNHEARGEDLAAGAAAPPPPPRQIWVLRPQERADSEDDDDDDDDIYVRMDFARRDYRK encoded by the coding sequence ATGGCGAGTTGCTCCTTCTCTGGCCACCAAGCGCTTAGGAGACTGAgagcctcagcagcagcagcagcctccgcAGCTCTAGCAGCAGTGGCGACCACCCCGCTCCTTTCCTCGGGAACCCGGACCGCACTCATTGGGACCGGGTCGTCCTGTCCGGGAGCCATGTGGCTCTCCACAGCCACTGGCTCCCGGTCAGACTCGGAATCCGAAGAGGAGGACCTCCCCGTCGGGGATGAAGTCTGCAAACGCGGCTACCTGAGGAAGCAGAAGCATGGGCATAGGCGTTACTTCGTGCTCAAACTCGAGACCGCAGACGCTCCAGCTCGACTCGAATACTACCGAAATGCCAGGAAGTTCCGGCACAGTGTCCGCGCCGCGGCGGCTGCAGCAGAGGCGGCCGCCTCCGGTGCTGCGGTCCCCGCGCTCATCCCACCGCGGCGCGTGATCATCCTGTACCAATGCTTCTCCGTGAGCCAGCGCGCCGATGCCAGGTACCGACACCTCATTGCCCTTTTTACCCAGGACGAATACTTCGCGATGGTGGCCGAGAACGAGTCGGAACAAGAAAGCTGGTACTTGCTCCTCAGCCGCCTCATCCTCGAGAGCAAGCGCCGCCGCTGCGGCACGCTAGGCGCACTGCCGGACGGAGAGCCGGCAGCCCTGGCGGCCGCAGCGGCGGCGGAGCCACCCTTCTACAAAGATGTGTGGCAGGTAGTAGTGAAACCCAGGGGGCTGGGGCACAGAAAAGAGCTGAGCGGCGTGTTCCGGCTGTGTCTTACCGACGAAGAGGTAGTGTTTGTAAGGCTCAATACCGAAGTGGCCAGTGTGGTCGTCCAGCTGCTGAGCATTCGTCGCTGTGGGCACTCGGAGCAGTACTTCTTCTTGGAAGTCGGCAGATCCACTGTCATAGGTCCGGGGGAGCTGTGGATGCAAGTGGATGACTCCGTGGTGGCCCAAAATATGCATGAGTTGTTTCTGGAGAAGATGAGAGCCTTGTGCGCAGATGAATACAGAGCCCGATGCCGCAGCTACAGCATCAGTATTGGCGCCCACCTGTTAACCCTGCTGTCCACTAGGAGGCACCTGGGCTTGCTCCCGCTGGAGCCTGGTGGCTGGCTCAGAAGATACGGCTTGGAGCAGTTTTGCCGCCTCAGAGCTATCCGTGAGAGGGAAGAGATGCTATTCACCAGGCGCTTCATCTCACCCAGAGAGCCTCCGCCTCCCTTTAGGCGAGGAACAGGGCACCTGCCCAGAGCCCGCAGGTCCAGGAGAGCCGCGTCAGTACCACCCAGCCTTTTCCGACGCTCTGCACCTAGCCCGGGACGGATCCCACAGCCTGAAGATGTTCCCAACGACAGAGCCCGTGAAGCCTCCGGTTCCAGTTCTGgcaacactgaagaaaaagacaaggagCATGAGGAAGGAAACCGAGGTGATTACATACCTATGAACAACTGGGGCTCAGGAAATGGCCGGGGCTCAGGAGGGGGACGGGGCTCAAGTGGCCAAGGTTCCAGTAGCCAGGGCTCAGGTGGGAGACAGGGATCTGGAGGTGGCCAGGGCTCAGGAGGCCAGGGTGCCGGAGGAGGAAACCAGTGTTCAGGAAATGGCCAGGGCACAGCAGGTGGCCATGGCTCAGGTGGAGGTGGCCATGGCTCAGGCGGTGGCCAGAGACCTGGAGATGGTCATGGCTCAGGTGGTGGCAAGAACTCAGGAAGTGGGAAAAATTCTGACGATGGTGACCGTGGAAAATCTGTGAAGAAAAGATCCTACTTTGGTAAATTCACTCAAAGCAAGCAGCAGCAAAcactgcctccacccccaccgcCACCGCCAGCAGCTGGAGCAACTGGTGGCAAAGGGAAGTCTGGGGGAAGATTCCGACTTTATTTTTGCGCAGACAGAGGCACAAAAGAACGCAAAGAAGCCAAAGAGGTGAGAGATATGGAGACCCCAGGAGGTGTTCCCCGGGGGGCTTACAGAGCCAGAGCTTTCGATGAAGATGAGGATGACCCGTATGTGCCAATGAGACCAGGGGTGGCTGCTCCTCTTGCGTGTTCCAGTGATTATATGCCAATGGCTCCTCAAAATTCCTCTGCTTCAACAAAGCGCCACTCTCGGTCACCCTTTGAAGACTCCAGGGGGTACATGATGATGTTTCCCAGAGTGAGCCCCCCACCACCTGTGCCAAGTGCTCCGAAAGCACCGGACACCAATAAAGGGGATGACTCAAAGGACAATGACAGTGACAGTGATTACATGTTTATGGCTCCCGGAGCAGGTGCGATTCCTAAAAATCCTCCCAATGCGCAGGGAGGCTCTTCCTCCAAAAGCTGGAGCTCTTATTTCTCTCTGCCAAGTCCTATTCAGAGTTCACCTTTGGGACAGAGTGACCACAGTGAGTATGTTCCTATGTTACCTGGGAAATTCCTGGGGAGCGGTCTACACAAAGAAGCCCCCTTTAGCCTGGGCACCAAAACTGTGTCTTCAAAGCCTTCAACTGAGGCGTCATTCTCAAAACCTGAAGATAAGGGGTCATCTGCAAAGCCTTCAGATGATGTGACCCCAATGAACAAGGCTAAGGAACCTAACCACCTTCCTTTTATTGCAAAAGAAAGTCAAGGAAAGGCCAAACCGCTAAACCCcacacaggagcagagagaagctgCTAGCTCCCGTGACTATATCAACATTGACTTTATTAAGAGAGAGCGCCTTGTGCTACCTTCCTCTGCTCAAGGACTGCCAGACATGCGGGGCGTAATTACTGACCCCGCACCCACAGCTTTTTCTGGCTACCTGAATGTTGAATTCGGGGTGCCCTTCCCAAATCCAACAATCCGCCTCTCAGATCTTTTAAGAGTTCTACCAGGTGCCAACTCCATCCCTCTGGCCGGTACTAGGTGGCCCTTCCCAGGCAGTGCTATAGGTAGCATTGTGGAAGCGGGAGAATACATTGAAGTTATTTTCAACCCGGCTATGACACCAGCCATGTCTTTTGCTGACAGTGCCATTTGCTATGATGCTCAAACAGGTCAAATCTATGTCGTCGACCCATTTTCTGAGTGCTGTATGGacgtttctctctctcctggtcgATGCTCTGAACCGCCACCTGTAGCTAGGCTGCGGCGGGAGGAAGCTCAGGAGAGAAGACGCCCACAAAGCCGCTCCCAAAGTTTATTTGCCAGCACTGGAGCCGCTGTCTCGGCTTTCCCGACTGACAGCTTGGACAGAGACTTTCCCGCCGCTTCTGCGGTGATTGCTGCACCAGCTGAGGCGCCTCTCTTGGCAGTGAGCCGGGCTTTAGCCGTGGTCTCTGCGCTCGCAGCGGCCCCCAGCATTGGCGACGTCTTTGCAGGCTTCCGCGCTGCGGCAGGAGTTGACTCCGCCTCCGCTCGCGGGTTCCAACCTGTTGCGGGTGCCCAGGCTGTAAGAGAATTCCAGGACCTTGCGGCAGGCTGGAATCCTGGAGCCCTTAACCACGAGGCCCGAGGTGAGGACCTGGCCGCCGGCGCAGCGGCTCCCCCGCCGCCACCTCGCCAGATTTGGGTGCTGAGACCCCAAGAGAGAGCGGATTCTGAGGACGACGACGATGATGACGACGACATTTACGTGAGAATGGACTTTGCCAGACGAGACTACAGGAAGTGA